A genomic segment from Streptomyces sp. NBC_01233 encodes:
- a CDS encoding ATP-binding protein — protein sequence MDVSGSVPPAKEGEPEAPADPLAYEGVWRFTAPAVEESVPQARRAVRDLLGRQGVPAPQDLVYSLLLIVSELVTNSVRHAALLSPEVAVEVAIGREWVRVAVEDNHPYRPKALEADFGQTGGRGLLLVREVTREAGGVCDVEHTSTGGKVIWAALPLTAPPSAG from the coding sequence ATGGATGTCAGCGGGAGTGTCCCGCCAGCCAAGGAGGGGGAGCCGGAGGCTCCGGCCGACCCCCTCGCCTACGAGGGGGTGTGGAGGTTCACGGCGCCCGCGGTAGAAGAATCCGTTCCGCAGGCCCGCCGGGCGGTCCGGGACCTGCTCGGGCGCCAAGGGGTGCCGGCCCCTCAGGACCTCGTGTACTCCCTGCTCCTGATCGTCTCCGAACTGGTGACGAACTCGGTCCGGCACGCCGCCCTCCTCTCGCCGGAGGTCGCGGTCGAGGTCGCGATCGGCCGCGAGTGGGTACGGGTGGCGGTCGAGGACAACCACCCGTACCGGCCCAAGGCGCTGGAAGCCGACTTCGGCCAGACCGGCGGCCGGGGTCTGCTCCTCGTCCGGGAGGTCACGCGGGAGGCCGGCGGGGTCTGCGACGTAGAGCACACTTCGACCGGCGGCAAGGTCATCTGGGCGGCCCTGCCGCTCACCGCCCCGCCGTCCGCCGGCTGA
- a CDS encoding HdeD family acid-resistance protein, with amino-acid sequence MGTDRADRTEAEAEAGGREPQREKQKLSRSYGLLALLGVILVLAGLVGLVYTGLATLTSMFLFGWLLLIGGAVGLLQAVQSRKSNYFWLAVVVAAINLAAGFVILRRPEASAEALTMFAALLFLTGGLFRLVGALVVRGPHFGLALVQGAFGVLLGILILSNWPGNSLYVIGTFFSLALLFDGLSLIALGTGARRILGLVREDEEPREEAAADGAGESAAKRPTEDQEQSNN; translated from the coding sequence ATGGGAACGGACCGTGCAGACCGTACCGAGGCCGAGGCCGAGGCCGGGGGCCGGGAACCGCAGAGGGAGAAGCAGAAGCTCAGCCGCAGTTACGGGCTGCTGGCGCTGCTCGGGGTGATCCTCGTACTGGCCGGTCTGGTGGGCCTCGTCTACACCGGCCTGGCGACGCTCACCTCGATGTTCCTCTTCGGCTGGCTGCTGCTGATCGGCGGCGCGGTGGGTCTGCTGCAGGCCGTGCAGTCGCGCAAGAGCAACTACTTCTGGCTCGCCGTCGTCGTCGCCGCGATCAATCTCGCGGCGGGATTCGTGATCCTGCGCCGGCCCGAGGCGAGCGCCGAGGCACTGACCATGTTCGCCGCACTGCTCTTCCTGACCGGCGGGCTGTTCCGGCTGGTCGGAGCGCTGGTGGTGCGCGGACCGCACTTCGGGCTCGCGCTCGTCCAGGGCGCGTTCGGGGTCCTGCTGGGGATCCTGATCCTCTCCAACTGGCCCGGCAACAGTCTGTACGTGATCGGAACCTTCTTCTCCCTCGCCCTCCTGTTCGACGGCCTGAGCCTGATCGCCCTGGGCACGGGGGCCCGGCGCATCCTGGGCTTGGTCAGGGAAGACGAGGAGCCGCGGGAGGAGGCCGCGGCGGACGGGGCCGGGGAGTCGGCCGCGAAGCGCCCCACAGAAGATCAGGAACAGTCGAACAACTGA